A genomic stretch from Scomber scombrus chromosome 8, fScoSco1.1, whole genome shotgun sequence includes:
- the lonp1 gene encoding lon protease homolog, mitochondrial, with product MGTWMKLLGAGRQLHTNSTLFKLNWSGAFRTGGSRYPLTDTPGLSRLYATTGTSQQPTALLAGCRLTAAPHRWMRVGSVLRGHTGLLTPIYPRYTIQDRAFGNRASGAGFSGEDGGESAGSGGEESGGDGGASYSGPQMTALTPMMVPEVFPNVPLIAVSRNPVFPRFIKIIEVKNKELMELLRRKVRLAQPYAGVFLKRDDSNESDVVESLDAIYSTGTFVQIHEMQDLGDKLRMIVMGHRRIQITKQLELEVEPEEAATSPVWSESESESQSKLPARRKAKRNRKDQASTPAEQLEDKIAEADLSPELKPLPSSNILMVEVDNIQHEQFTVTEEVKALTAEIVKTIRDIIALNPLYRESVLQMMQAGQRVVDNPIYLSDMGAALTGAESHELQDVLEEINIPKRLYKALSLLKKEFELSKLQQRLGREVEEKIKQTHRKYLLQEQLKIIKKELGLEKEDKEAIEEKFRERLKDRTVPQHIMDVINEELNKLGLLDNHSSEFNVTRNYLDWLTSMPWGTNSEENLLLDRANEVLEEDHYGMDDVKKRILEFIAVSQLRGSTQGKILCFYGPPGVGKTSIARSIARALNRQYFRFSVGGMTDVAEIKGHRRTYVGAMPGKIIQCLKKTKTENPLVLIDEVDKMGRGYQGDPSSALLELLDPEQNANFLDHYLDVPVDLSKVLFICTANVIDTIPEPLRDRMEMINVSGYVAQEKLAIAERYLVPQLRSLCGLTEEKASISSEALSLLIKQYCRESGVRNLQKQVEKVFRKVAFSIVSGKQTTVSVAPDNLQDYVGKPIFTVDRMYDVTPPGVVMGLAWTAMGGTTLFIETSLRRPPGGADSKGEGSLEVTGQLGDVMKESAKIASTFARTFMMTQQPENHFLVNSHLHLHVPEGATPKDGPSAGCTIVTALLSLATNQPVRQNVAMTGEVSLTGKILPVGGIKEKTIAARRAGVTCIVLPSENKKDFSDLPDYITEGLEVHFVDHYSQIYPIVLPHSKL from the exons ATGGGGACCTGGATGAAGTTGCTTGGCGCTGGCAGACAGCTGCACACTAATTCCACTCTGTTCAAACTAAACTGGTCCGGAGCGTTCAGGACCGGGGGCAGCCGCTATCCCCTGACCGACACACCAGGCCTGAGTCGGCTCTACGCCACCACCGGGACCTCCCAGCAACCCACAGCCCTGTTAGCTGGCTGCAGGTTGACCGCTGCACCGCACCGATGGATGCGTGTTGGGAGCGTCCTCCGCGGCCACACCGGTCTGCTCACACCGATCTACCCACGTTACACGATCCAGGACAGAGCGTTCGGTAACCGGGCCAGCGGTGCGGGTTTCTCCGGAGAGGACGGTGGGGAAAGTGCGGGCTCAGGAGGAGAGGAGTCCGGGGGAGATGGGGGAGCATCATACAGTGGACCTCAGATGACAGCTCTCACCCCCATGATGGTACCAGAGGTGTTTCCCAATGTGCCACTGATCGCTGTCAGCAGAAACCCTGTGTTCCCCCGCTTCATCAAGATCATAGAG GTGAAGAACAAAGAGCTGATGGAACTGTTGAGGAGGAAGGTTCGACTGGCTCAGCCATATGCTGGAGTCTTCCTCAAGAGAGATGATAG TAATGAGTCAGATGTGGTGGAGTCTCTAGATGCCATTTACTCTACAGGGACCTTTGTTCAGATTCATGAGATGCAGGACCTGGGAGACAAGCTGAGGATGATCGTCATGGGACACCGCAG GATCCAGATCACAAAACAGCtggagctggaggtggagcCTGAGGAGGCAGCAACATCCCCCGTGTGGTCAGAGTCAGAGTCTGAGTCTCAGTCCAAACTTCCAGCAAGACGCAAAGCCAAACGTAACCGCAAGGACCAAGCAAGTACACCAGCAGAGCAGCTTGAGGACAAG ATTGCAGAAGCTGATCTGAGCCCAGAGCTGAAGCCTCTGCCCTCCTCCAACATCCTGATGGTGGAAGTGGACAACATTCAACATGaacagtttactgtcacagaggaagTCAAG GCATTGACAGCAGAGATAGTGAAGACCATCAGGGACATCATCGCACTCAATCCTCTCTACAG agagtcAGTCCTCCAGATGATGCAGGCTGGTCAGAGAGTGGTTGATAACCCCATCTACCTCAGCGACATGGGAGCAGCTCTGACAGGAGCAGAGTCACATGAACTACAGGACGTTCTGGAGGAGATCAAT attCCCAAGCGTCTCTACAAAGCTCTGTCTCTGCTGAAAAAGGAGTTTGAGCTCAGTAAACTGCAGCAGCGACTGGGacgagag GTGGAAGAAAAgatcaaacagacacacaggaagtaCCTGCTGCAGGAGCAACTCAAGATCATTAAGAAG GAGCTGGGTCTGGAGAAAGAGGACAAGGAAGCCATCGAGGAGAAGTTTAGAGAGAGACTCAAAGACAGGACTGTCCCTCAGCACATCATGGACGTGATCAATGAAGAACTCAACAAACTGGGACTGCTGGACAACCACTCCTCAGAGTTCAA tgtgacCCGTAACTATCTGGACTGGCTGACCAGCATGCCATGGGGCACCAACAGTGAAGAGAACTTATTGCTAGACAGAGCCAACGAGGTTCTAGAAGAAGACCATTATGGAATGGATGATGTTAAGAAACGTATATTG GAGTTTATAGCAGTGAGCCAGCTGCGTGGCTCCACCCAGGGGAAGATCCTGTGTTTCTACGGTCCTCCTGGTGTAGGAAAGACCTCCATCGCTCGCTCAATAGCCAGAGCCCTCAACAGACAGTACTTCAGGTTCAGCGTGGGAGGAATGACCGATGTGGCTGAGATTAAAGGACACAG GAGGACATATGTTGGAGCGATGCCAGGGAAGATTATCCAGTGTCTAAAGAAAACCAAGACAGAGAACCCTCTGGTACTAATAGATGAG GTGGATAAGATGGGCCGTGGTTACCAGGGCGATCCATCCTCAGCACTGCTGGAGCTTCTGGATCCTGAACAGAACGCCAACTTCCTCGACCACTACCTGGATGTTCCTGTCGATCTGTCAAAG GTTCTGTTTATCTGCACGGCCAATGTGATTGACACCATCCCAGAGCCCCTCAGAGACAGGATGGAGATGATTAATGTGTCTGGATATGTGGCCCAGGAGAAGCTGGCTATCGCTGAG aggTACCTGGTCCCTCAGCTGCGCTCTCTATGTGGGCTGACTGAGGAGAAAGCCTCAATCTCATCTGAAGCCCTCAGTCTGCTCATCAAACAGTACTGCAGGGAGTCTGGAGTCAGGAACCTGCAGAAACAAGTAGAGAAG GTTTTCCGTAAGGTGGCGTTCTCCATCGTCAGCGGGAAACAAACCACAGTGAGTGTTGCACCTGACAACCTGCAGGACTACGTGGGTAAACCCATTTTCACAGTGGACAGAATGTATGATGTCACACCCCCTGGAGTGGTTATGGGTCTGGCATGGACTGCTATgg GAGGGACAACATTGTTCATAGAGACATCACTGCGACGTCCTCCTGGAGGAGCAGACTCGAAGGGAGAGGGATCATTGGAGGTCACAG GTCAGCTGGGTGATGTTATGAAGGAAAGTGCTAAGATAGCGTCAACCTTTGCCAGAACCTTCATGATGACACAGCAACCAGAAAATCACTTCCTGGTCAACTCCCACCTACACCTGCATGTCCCTGAG GGAGCGACTCCCAAGGATGGACCAAGCGCTGGCTGCACCATTGTCACCGCACTGTTGTCCCTGGCAACCAACCAGCCAGTACGTCAGAATGTAGCCATGACTGGTGAGGTGTCACTGACTGGGAAAATACTGCCAGTGGGAGGAATCAAAGAGAAAACTATCGCT GCTCGTCGTGCTGGTGTGACGTGCATCGTCCTGCCATCTGAGAACAAAAAAGACTTTTCTGACCTGCCAGACTACATCACTGAGGGCCTGGAGGTCCACTTTGTGGATCACTACAGCCAAATCTATCCCATCGTTTTACCACACAGCAAGTTGTAA
- the rsph4a gene encoding radial spoke head protein 6 homolog A, translating to MDAPEEHQDSSQQSVQAAASFKAFMLKNSMKSNLNLYDHLTQVLMKVMDERPQNVVDVIEDISCDVKRGLFEDKWSTLRDLPQTTAAELLAEHQRLLFARPEEADHEEELVETPLPNVSEIGFYMEQAGVSVGREEMQRVFLALKQLVESQGLQRCRLWGKILGKESSYIIAEADYREGEEEEEQINGEAAEEEEREAEAHENENEMDPLPQSTYKPPPSVPKEAIGTGTNKFLYYVCKEPGLPWVKLPTVSPAQITVARQIRKFFTGRLDAPVVSYPPFPGNEANYLRAQIARISAGTQVSPQGFYQAGEEEGDEDEEAPRDSYEVNPDFEGLPVSEMAESLSTWVHHVQHILQQGRCTWVNLAVKPGEESNEEGEAEEKEEEPDEPEPEVGPPLLTPLSQDAEMFNTPPWSSKMSSTLTSQHALAVVRSNLWPGAYAYACGKKFENIYVGWGLKYSGEGYNPPVPPLPQKEYPSGPEITEALDPTLEEEQTLQEALEEQQAAQEEMAETDEEEEDDD from the exons ATGGACGCTCCGGAGGAACACCAGGACAGCAGTCAGCAGAGTGTGCAGGCTGCTGCCTCCTTCAAAGCTTTCATGTTGAAAAACAGCATGAAAAGTAACCTGAACCT CTATGACCACCTCACCCAGGTGCTGATGAAGGTCATGGATGAGCGTCCACAGAATGTGGTGGATGTGATTGAGGATATAAGCTGTGATGTGAAGCGGGGATTATTTGAAGACAAGTGGAGCACCTTGCGAGACCTTCCACAGACTACAGCTGCTGAGCTGCTGGCTGAACATCAGCGCCTGCTGTTTGCAAGGCCAGAAGAGGCTGACCATGAGGAGGAACTG GTGGAAACACCACTTCCTAATGTAAGTGAAATTGGCTTCTACATGGAGCAGGCTGGAGTTAGTGTGGGCAGAGAGGAGATGCAGAGAGTCTTCCTTGCACTGAAGCAGCTTGTTGAGTCCCAGGGCCTGCAGCGGTGCCGACTGTGGGGCAAGATTCTGGGCAAAGAGAGCAGCTATATCATTGCTGAAGCTGATTACAGAGagggtgaggaagaggaagaacaaaTCAATGGAGAAGCAgccgaggaagaggagagagaggccgAGGCTCATGAAAATGAGAATGAG ATGGATCCACTTCCTCAGTCGACCTATAAACCCCCACCATCTGTACCAAAGGAGGCAATAGGAACAGGCACTAACAAGTTTCTTTACTATGTGTGCAAAGAACCTGGTCTACCTTGGGTAAAGCTTCCTACAGTCAGTCCTGCACAGATCACTGTTGCTCGCCAGATCCGTAAATTCTTCACTGGGAGACTGGATGCTCCAGTTGTTAGCTACCCGCCTTTCCCTGGGAATGAAGCCAACTATCTGAGAGCGCAGATTGCTCGAATCTCTGCTGGTACTCAGGTCAGCCCACAGGGCTTCTACCAGGCtggggaggaggaaggtgatGAGGACGAGGAAGCTCCCCGGGACAGCTATGAAGTGAATCCTGACTTTGAAGGTCTTCCAGTTTCTGAAATGGCTGAGTCTTTGTCTACCTGGGTGCATCACGTTCAGCACATCCTGCAGCAG GGTCGCTGTACTTGGGTGAACCTGGCTGTGAAACCAGGGGAAGAATCCAATGAGGAAGGAGAGgctgaagagaaagaagaggagccTGATGAGCCTGAGCCAGAGGTTGGACCCCCTCTGCTCACTCCCCTTTCCCAAGATGCAG AAATGTTCAACACCCCTCCCTGGAGCTCCAAGATGTCCTCCACTCTCACCTCTCAGCATGCATTAGCTGTGGTGCGTTCCAACCTCTGGCCAGGAGCATATGCATATGCTTGTGGAAA GAAGTTTGAGAACATATATGTTGGATGGGGTCTGAAGTATTCAGGGGAAGGGTACAACCCACCAGTCCCCCCATTACCACAGAAGGAGTATCCCAGTGGACCAGAAATCACAGAGGCCCTGGACCCAACATTGGAGGAGGAGCAGACACTGCAAGAGGCTTTAGAGGAGCAGCAAGCAGCCCAGGAGGAGATGGCAGAGacagatgaagaagaggaagatgatgattga